Genomic window (Desulforapulum autotrophicum HRM2):
GGGAAAGGCGTCCGGTCCCAGGGTCGTTGCACCGACAGCCTTTGCCAGGGCCCCGGCAACCCCCTGGTGGACAACAAGATCACCAAAGGGAGTTTCCCAGGCCCCCCTGCCCATGACAAGGGGGGCATCCAGGGGATGCATGTGATGACCAAAGAGCAGCACCAGGTCGACCTTGCCATGGGCCCCCCCTGATCCGGTTCCTGCCAGGGAAGCAATGACCCGGCAGGCAATGGAGCCGGAAAACACCCATCCGGCATGGGGAACGATGCCGCCCACATAATCACCCGTAAGCGTACCTGTTCGTTCGTTAAGAAACCTGACGATCTCACGTTCACATGCCTGGCCGTCGGCAGGATACCAGGCACCCTTGAATGCTGCGTCTTTTCTCTCCACAACGCCCTCCTTAGTCAGATAAACCTTAGTCAGATAAACCTTAGTCAGATAAACGGCTAAATTTTTGAGTTCACCTTTGAGGTGAGCCATTCGATCCAGGGCTCAAACCCCTCTTCTGTTTTAGCAGAAAGCGAAAACACGGGCATTCCCGGATGAATCTCGGCCATGTTATCCACAGCCTCTTTTGCATTATAATCAAGGTAGGGCAAAAGGTCTATCTTGTTGAGGATGGCCGAGTCTGCAAGGCGAAACATCAGCGGATATTTCAGGGGCTTGTCTTCTCCTTCTGTGACGCTCAGAACAACGGTTCTGGCATCTTCACCAATGTCAAATTCCGCAGGACACACCAGGTTACCGATGTTCTCCACAATAAGCAGATCAAGGTGGTCAAGATCCATCTGGGTTGCCGTTCGTTCAATGAGATGGGCCGCAAGGTGACAGTCTCCCCCAAACTGATCCGTGTTGATCTGAACGGCCACGGCACCTGTTTCCTTGAGCCTGTCGGCATCATTGGTCGTACAGATATCCCCCACAATCACCCCGGTTCTGATTTCAGGCATGATCCTCAGGAGGGTCTTGCACAGGGTTTCGGTTTTGCCCGATCCAGGAGAACTCATCATGTTAAGGACAAATACTTTTTTTTCTGCAAATAATTTTCTGTTCTTTTCGGCCATGGTCTCGTTGGCCTCAAGTACCCTTTTTTGAACCTTTATTTCCATGTTTTTTTTCCTATATCAAATGGGGCCAAGCCTGACTTATGACAGGTTGCCCTCCAAAATTAATCAGCAAGCTCCAGGGAGGAGATTTCAAGCTCCCGGCCTGAAAGAAGCTCAACAGCACCTTGTTTGCACCCAGGGCACCTAAAGGCAGGTCCTTCGACCACCCATTCGTGGCCGCAATCCTTGCACCTTGCCCTCACATCAATCGTTTCGATTACAAGGTTTACCCCCTCAAGGGGCGTATCCTTTGTGATCACTTCCATGCAGAACCTCAGGCTGTCCTCCACAACGGCGGCAAGCTTGCCAATCCTCAGGTTAAGAACGGCAACCCTTGGATTTTCAATATCGTCAGGAATGGCAGCAAGGGCAATATCAACCATCTGCTGGGCAACCCCCATTTCGTGCATCCTATACCTCCAGCCTGGCCATGGCCCGTTTAAATGCAGCCCGTGAACTTTCAATGGTGAAATCATCCACACAAAAGGCCAGGCGAAAATAACCAGGACCACCAAATCCGGTTCCCGGAACGGCCAGGATCAACTCATCCTGGAGAATGGAGACAAACTTTACATCATCGGGGATGGGAGACTTTGGAAAGATATAAAAAGCACCGGGCGGGGTGGTGAATGTGAAACCGGCATCCTTTAAAATTTCACACAGCATATCCCGTTTTTTTCGATAGGCGTCAATGTCAACGCTTGCCCCCTGGATCAAGGGAAGAATGCGCTGCATCAGGGCAGGCGCATTGACAAACCCCAGGATTCTGTTGGTCAGGGCCAGGGCCGGTATAAGCTTGTCCCTGAAGGAACAGGCAGGATTCACCACAAGGTAGCCGATCCTTTCCCCCGGAAGGGAGAGATCCTTTGCGTGGGAGGTAACGACAACGCTGTTCTCATAGGAAGGAAACACCGGCGGCACAAGGATGTTGTCAAACACAAGCTTTCGATAGGGTTCGTCGGAAATAAGGGTGATGACCGTGCCGAATTCTTTTCCCTTTTTCCTTAAAAGCCCGCCCAGGGCGTCCAGGCTCTCCTTGGGGTAGATCTGGCCCGTGGGGTTGTTGGGCGAATTGATGATCATCACCTTGGTCTTCGGGGTGATGGCCCTTTCAATGGCATCAAGATTGAGGGTGAAATCCGGGTTTGCAGCAGCGGTCTTCAGCACCCCCCCGTGGTTTTCAGCGTAAAAGGTGTACTCCACAAAAAAGGGCCTTGTAACCAGCACCTCTTCGCCAGGGTTGAGAAGGGCCTTGAAAAGCACGTTAAGGCCGCCGGCCGCCCCGCAGGTAATAACAATATCATCGGCCGAAAGAACGGCCCCCTGTTCGTCACCGATACTGTCCGCAATGGCCTTTCTGACATGGGGATATCCGGAATTGGGCATGTAGCCGTGGACGTTCTTTCCCCGTTCACCTGCAACCTGCTCAAGGGCCTCCTGGAATGCCACAGGCGGTTCAAGATTCGGGTTTCCGATACTGAAATCAAACACATTCTCAGCACCGTGTTCGGCCTTGAGCTTTGCCCCCTGCTCAAACATCTTTCGGATCCAGGAGGATTTGGAAAGGGTCTCTTCAATCTTTACTGCTATGGTCATGGATCAACGCTCCCTTTTTCGATAAAATTCCTGTTTAAAGGCCATGAACCGGCCTTGATTAATGGCATTACGCATCTGGTGCATAAGGTCAAGGTAATAGTGAAGATTGTGGATGGTGTTCAGCCGATAGGCAAGGAGCTCCCTGGACTTGTAAAGATGCCTCAGGTAGGCCCTGGAATAGTTTTGGCAGGTGTAGCAGGAGCACTCGGCATCAAGGGGTGACTCATCAAGCCTAAAGGCTGCATTGGAGATATTCATGGTACCGGTGGAGGTAAAGAGCTGGCCGTTTCTGGCGTTTCTTGAGGGCATGACGCAGTCGAACATGTCAACCCCCATGCCTGCCAACTCCACAAGGTTCTCGGGCGTTCCAACGCCCATGACATATTTGGGTTTTTCAAGGGGAAGCTGGGGCACGGTGTGGTCGGCCATTTCATACATCAGTTCCGTGGGTTCACCAACGCTCAACCCGCCGATGGCATAGCCCGGAAAATCAAGGTCGGCAAGCTGTCGGGCTGAAATCGATCTTAAATCGGCAAACATGCCACCCTGGACAATGCCGAACAAATTGTTGACCCGACCCTGTTCAATCCAGAAATTTCTGCCCCGTTCGGCCCATTGGGTGGTCTTTTCAAGGGCGCCCATGGCCTCTTTTCGCGTGGCAGGATACCCCATGCACCAGTCAAGGGACATCATGATGTCCGATCCAAGGATGGACTGAATCTCAACGGCCCGTTCCGGGGTGAACAGGTGACGGGAGCCGTCAATGTGGGACTGGAAGGAGACGCCCTCATCCTTGAACTTTGCAAGTTTTGCCAGGGAAAAAAACTGAAACCCGCCACTGTCGGTAAGAATGGGCCGATCCCAGTTCATGAAGGGGTGAAGACCGCCCATATGGGCCATCACCTCACACCCGGGTCTTAAATAAAGGTGGTAGGTATTGCCCAGAATGATCTGGGCCTGGCAGGCCTTGAGCTCCTCAACAGAAACAGCCTTGACCGTGCCAAGGGTTCCCACGGGCATGAAGATGGGTGTTTCAATCACCCCGTGGGCCGTTGTGATCCGCCCGGTCCGTGCCCGGCTTTCCAGGGATTGATTGATGATGTCAAATGTCAGCATAATATCCTTAATCAATAAGCATGGCATCGCCATAGCTGAAAAATCGGTAATTTGATTGAATGGCCGCCCCATAGGCCCTGAAAATTGGATCCTTTCCCGCAAAGGCAGACACGAGCATGAGCAGGGTGGATTCGGGAAGATGGAAATTGGTGATCATGGCGTCGATGAGCTTAAACCTATAACCCGGATAGATAAAGAGATCGCACACGCCGCTGCCGGGGTGGATCAGCCCGGTTTCATCGGCACCATACTCAAGGGTTCTGACACTTGTGGTTCCCACGGCCACCACCCTTCTACCCGCCTTCTTGGCCCGGTTGACTGCAGCGGCGGCAGCTTCTGAAATCTCAAACGACTCCCTGTGTATTTGATGCTCCCGGATATCGTCCACCCGGACCGGAACAAAGGTACCATATCCCACATGGAGGGTGATCTCG
Coding sequences:
- the hypB gene encoding hydrogenase nickel incorporation protein HypB; this translates as MEIKVQKRVLEANETMAEKNRKLFAEKKVFVLNMMSSPGSGKTETLCKTLLRIMPEIRTGVIVGDICTTNDADRLKETGAVAVQINTDQFGGDCHLAAHLIERTATQMDLDHLDLLIVENIGNLVCPAEFDIGEDARTVVLSVTEGEDKPLKYPLMFRLADSAILNKIDLLPYLDYNAKEAVDNMAEIHPGMPVFSLSAKTEEGFEPWIEWLTSKVNSKI
- the hypA gene encoding hydrogenase maturation nickel metallochaperone HypA — its product is MHEMGVAQQMVDIALAAIPDDIENPRVAVLNLRIGKLAAVVEDSLRFCMEVITKDTPLEGVNLVIETIDVRARCKDCGHEWVVEGPAFRCPGCKQGAVELLSGRELEISSLELAD
- a CDS encoding pyridoxal phosphate-dependent aminotransferase, with protein sequence MTIAVKIEETLSKSSWIRKMFEQGAKLKAEHGAENVFDFSIGNPNLEPPVAFQEALEQVAGERGKNVHGYMPNSGYPHVRKAIADSIGDEQGAVLSADDIVITCGAAGGLNVLFKALLNPGEEVLVTRPFFVEYTFYAENHGGVLKTAAANPDFTLNLDAIERAITPKTKVMIINSPNNPTGQIYPKESLDALGGLLRKKGKEFGTVITLISDEPYRKLVFDNILVPPVFPSYENSVVVTSHAKDLSLPGERIGYLVVNPACSFRDKLIPALALTNRILGFVNAPALMQRILPLIQGASVDIDAYRKKRDMLCEILKDAGFTFTTPPGAFYIFPKSPIPDDVKFVSILQDELILAVPGTGFGGPGYFRLAFCVDDFTIESSRAAFKRAMARLEV
- the tgt gene encoding tRNA guanosine(34) transglycosylase Tgt, with amino-acid sequence MLTFDIINQSLESRARTGRITTAHGVIETPIFMPVGTLGTVKAVSVEELKACQAQIILGNTYHLYLRPGCEVMAHMGGLHPFMNWDRPILTDSGGFQFFSLAKLAKFKDEGVSFQSHIDGSRHLFTPERAVEIQSILGSDIMMSLDWCMGYPATRKEAMGALEKTTQWAERGRNFWIEQGRVNNLFGIVQGGMFADLRSISARQLADLDFPGYAIGGLSVGEPTELMYEMADHTVPQLPLEKPKYVMGVGTPENLVELAGMGVDMFDCVMPSRNARNGQLFTSTGTMNISNAAFRLDESPLDAECSCYTCQNYSRAYLRHLYKSRELLAYRLNTIHNLHYYLDLMHQMRNAINQGRFMAFKQEFYRKRER